A stretch of DNA from Puniceicoccaceae bacterium:
GCACCCTTGACCGACACTTCGATTTCCTGGGATTTTCCGACCCCCGAGATCACAGGGCTGGCATACTGCGCATCTTCAAAACGTGCACTGTCACCCATGCTCTGCGCGTTGAAAAGGGCCAGGTATTTGTCGTTGGAACCGGGGACATCCGCCACCCAGGCGATACGATTGTTGTCGCGGTAGAGCTGGCGATTGTTCGTACTATGCTGGTTGACCTTGAGCATCTCAGGGTTCGTCAGCAGCTCCAGGGTCAACGCGTCAAGCCGCGTCATGTCGCCCCCAAAAATCAGAGGGGACCGTGCAATCGCCCACAGCGTCATCAGGGTGAATTGCTCGTTCTCCGTCAGCATCGTGGGCCGGTCAAAATCAATGATGCCGAGCGGGATCATGTCTGCATCAGGCCAGGCACCGGGCCGGCGATAGAGCGTCCAGGTGTCGAGGCGTTCAAACATCGCATGCAACAGTCCCCAGCGATCCCAGAAGTCGTCAGTGATGCGCCAGAGGTTGGCGTGATTCATGACGTGCTCCCCTTTCTCAATCGGGGTGGCCCCGGGTGACAGACTCAGCACGATGGGGCGACCACAATTGTCAATGGCCTTGCGGATGGCCTCAATCTCGGCCTGTTGCACCGCATCGTAAGGACGCGCGATGTCATCCACCTTGATGTAGTCCACCCCCCAGGAAGCATAGAGTTGAAAGAGAGAATCGTAATAGGCCTGACCGCCGGGCTGGCTGACATCCACGCCGACCATGTCGGGATTCCAGGGGCAGATGGATTCCGGAATCGCTATGTCGCGGGCACGCAGATCGGTGCCGTAGATTGGCAGATTCTGCTCCACGGCCTGCTTGGGGATACCGCGCATGATGTGAATGCCAAAGCGCAGACCCTTTGAATGCACGTAGTCGGCCAGTGGCTTGAATCCGCGCCCGTCCGCTGCAGATGGGAATTTTTTAAGCCCAGGAGTCAAGCGTCCGTAGTCGTCCATGGTCAACACAGCATCGGGATTGTAGAAATGTCCCGTCGATTCCGGTTCATACCACTGAATATCTACCGTGAAAATGTCATACCCTGCCGGCAACAGGTGTTCTGCCATCGCATCAGCCTGCTCCCTCGCCTGCTGCTCCGTCACGGTGGTGCCAAAGATATCCCAGCTGTTCCAGCCCATGGGTGGAGTGCTGGCAAGCTCCCAGTGTGCCGGTTTTTCTCCGGCGGATAACGAAGAAAGCAGCGAAAGCACTGTGAAAACCAGCGCCGTGCGAAGAGATCGGGGTAAATGTGTCTGCATCCCCCCACAATAAGGCGACCCCGTTTGCCCGAAAACAGGGAATCAGGTTTTCTGTTCAGTAACGACTCGCCCGGCCATAAGGTCCGGGTCGCGAGTCAAAAACTGACCAGCGTAACCGAAAGCCCACCGGAATCGATTGACGGGGTCGCTACCCCACCAACATCAACCCCTGGGAGTATCGCTGCTCGATCCGATCCTGCAAATGGTGCCTTGCTGGCCCCCTCACCGCGCTTTCAGGTGGATCGCAAATCCGCCGCCTTTTTTCATCGTGAGGCCAATGGTACTCTCGGTGGACACCTCAAGCGTGTCGTGCTGATAATCAGTTGCGAGACGGTTGGCGTTGAGGCCATCCTTCAGGATCGAAGCTTCATAGCTTCCGTCTGCAAAGCGCGACAAGTCGATGCGGATGTCGCGCTCATCCCAGTTATTCAAGCCGCCAACATACCAGTCGTCACCCTTGCGTCGGGCCACAATGACATACTGCCCAATGGCTCCGTCGAGCACAACGGTTTCATCCCAGGTCACCGGAACCGTGGAGAGAAATTTCAGGATATCCGGATATTTCTCATACGCAGTCGGGGCATCACACATCATCTGCAGCGGTGCAAAATACACCACAAACATGCCGAGCTGGTGGGCGCGCGTGCCCTGGCTCATGGTCATCTCATTGCTGGTCAGAAATGCTCCTTCCGTGCTGTTGCGCATGGCACCAGGGGTATAATCGAGCGGACCTGCCGTCATGCGGGTGAAGGCAATATCCACGTTGTGTCCAGGCGGTACTCCTTCGGAAAACTTGTTATACTCGTTGCCGCGCACCGCTTCGTAGTTGACCAGATTTGGATAGGTGCGGTGCAGGCCGGTGGGCTTACTGCAGCCGTGGAAATCCACGAGCAGATTGTGTTTGGCCGCCGCAGCGGTCAATCGCTCGTAGAACTCGATGGCGAGCTGATCATCCCGGTCGATGAAATCCACCTTGACTCCGGCAATGCCCCATTTTTCGAAGAGTGCGAAGGCCTCCTCATACTGGCGGTCCATCGTGTGCCAAACGCCCCAGAGGATCAGGCGCACTCCTTTGGATTTTGCATACGCAGTCAAGTGCTCCATGTCGACCTGGGGTGTCGGTAGCAGCACATCAAACTGATCGGACCAACCCTCGTCCATGATCACGTAAGGAATACCGTTCTCAGCTGCAAAATCGATGTAATACTCATAGGTTTGATTGTTCACCCCAGTCACAAACGGCACGCCTTCGAGGTTCCATGCATTCCACCAGTCCCACGCCACCATTCCGGGCTGGATCCAGTCGGTCTCCATTGTTGCCGGACGGGCCAGTTTGTAAACCAGATCGCTATCCACCAGTTCCGTCTGCTTGCGTGCGATCTGCAGGGCGCGCCAGGGGAACAGGCGATTCCCTTCGGTCTTCGCGATGTAGTCCGCACGCTCCGTCACTATCAAACTGAACGTGCCCCACCCGCCCGGTTCCCACGCCAATGGGTACTTTGCAAAACTGCCGTTGAGGTAGTTGCGATTGTGGATGCCTTTCTTGGTCAGATACATGCCGGGATAGGAAAATACATCGGATTCCAGCACAGACAGCCAAACACTGCCCTCTTCAATCACGGACGGAAGGGAAATGAGGTTGCCGGGCGCGACTTCACTGATCATTTGTCGCGAATAAAACATTTCGTAGGAGGTTGTGTAGGAATCAACCTCATGGTTGATCATGCGCTTGTCCTCGAAAAACCGGTACTCCACTTCCTCGTCATACACGATCAGTTCACCAGCTTTGTCCGAGCGGAAGCGATAGGCGACCGCATCGTCATAGGCCCGGAAGATGACGCTATACCCACCTTCAAAGCGCAGAGTCAGCTCACGATAGTGATCGCGTACTTCACTCCGATTTCCCCAAACAGTCTGGATCACCTGATCCACCTCTTCAGTGGACTGGCTGCGCAAAACCGGAGTCTTGCCAAACTCACCCTGACTGGTGGACATGGACAACGGGGAGTACCACATGACTTCACGTCCATCCACTGTGATGTTGTAGTAGAGGCGATCCGTGGTTCGCACGCCAATAACGACGGAACCGTCCGGCGAGGCGACCTGATAGGACGCGGGGGAAGCCTGCAGCGCAGAAACGAGCGCGAGCGAGACAAGGGTAAGATAGGTTTTCATGTGCATCGTTTGGGGTTAAAGCCAACCAAATCCAAGGAAATGGATTTCAGCTCGGGCAAAGTGGGTGAGCATTCCTGTGAACCACCGACAGATTCGAAAATGGTGAATAAAGCATCGGTTCATCAGCATTGGGACAGGAAGTAACGGGGATTCCACTAAAACAAATTTCACCCTCACTGGGAAGCCTCGACGCGGTGAAATCTTCGAGAAACATCAGGGGCACACCTTCCGAAATGCTTCTGGGGAAGCGGCAGAATCCAGCATTTTACTTTGGTAGGATTGCAGAGTTGGATTGTCTCAAGAAAACCACGTTTTCAAACCACACCACTCCCACATCCATTGCCATGCAACACCCCTTCTCCCGTATCAGGTTTTCCACGCTCTGCTTGCTGCTGACCTGCGTGAGTCCCATTGCCGCGCTGTTCGCCAGCCTGCCTGCTTCAGTGGAGCACTCCCCAAAGAGCGAACCCTCGGACGCTACTGACGTTGAGAGGTGGTTTCCCTTCCAGCCTCCGGCGCACTTTGATCCAGCCCGCATCGGCATGAACGACTGGTTTGAGACTCCATCGGGCAGCCGAGGATTTGTGCAGATTGACGGAAACAACCTGCGCTTCGAGGATGGCACACCCGTCAAGTTCTGGGGGACCAATCTCAACGAAAGCAGTCCTTTCGCCGGTGCAGAGATGTTCGAACACTGGATTGCGCAGTTCCGGAAATACGGCATCAACGCGGTGCGCTTCCACAAGTTCACCTGGGACGCATCAGACGGGCATATGTCCACTGTGATCACAACTGAGAACTGGGAAAACTTTGATGCCTTCACCCATCGCCTGAAAGAGGAGGGCATCTACCACGGGTGGTCGCACATCTATGGGCACCGGGTGCGACCGGGCGACCGCGGGAAACTCGTTGCCTATGAAGAGATTGCCAACCTCAACTACCCCTGGCAGCACTTGAGCGGCTCCACTTCGGCCCTGGTTAACTTCGCTCCCGACCTGCAGGATCTCAGCATTGAGCTGACCGTGCACATGCTCAATCACCGCAACCCGCA
This window harbors:
- a CDS encoding glycoside hydrolase family 97 protein, whose translation is MKTYLTLVSLALVSALQASPASYQVASPDGSVVIGVRTTDRLYYNITVDGREVMWYSPLSMSTSQGEFGKTPVLRSQSTEEVDQVIQTVWGNRSEVRDHYRELTLRFEGGYSVIFRAYDDAVAYRFRSDKAGELIVYDEEVEYRFFEDKRMINHEVDSYTTSYEMFYSRQMISEVAPGNLISLPSVIEEGSVWLSVLESDVFSYPGMYLTKKGIHNRNYLNGSFAKYPLAWEPGGWGTFSLIVTERADYIAKTEGNRLFPWRALQIARKQTELVDSDLVYKLARPATMETDWIQPGMVAWDWWNAWNLEGVPFVTGVNNQTYEYYIDFAAENGIPYVIMDEGWSDQFDVLLPTPQVDMEHLTAYAKSKGVRLILWGVWHTMDRQYEEAFALFEKWGIAGVKVDFIDRDDQLAIEFYERLTAAAAKHNLLVDFHGCSKPTGLHRTYPNLVNYEAVRGNEYNKFSEGVPPGHNVDIAFTRMTAGPLDYTPGAMRNSTEGAFLTSNEMTMSQGTRAHQLGMFVVYFAPLQMMCDAPTAYEKYPDILKFLSTVPVTWDETVVLDGAIGQYVIVARRKGDDWYVGGLNNWDERDIRIDLSRFADGSYEASILKDGLNANRLATDYQHDTLEVSTESTIGLTMKKGGGFAIHLKAR